From Streptomyces sp. TLI_053, a single genomic window includes:
- a CDS encoding cytochrome P450, with product MTEPAATPPPGCPAHAGATPLYGPRFQTDPSQVYREMRAGHGPVAPVELAGGVPAWLVIGYRELQLVTGQPQLFGRDSTRWSGWATVAEDWPLKPMMAPVPSILYAEGEEHVRRSAAVTDALAAVDPYELRKHCEELADRLIDGFAGRGEADLVAEYAHRLPLLVLCRVLGLSEEQAPVLIEGLLTMLDGGPDAPAGAQRLLAVMLELVEEKAAHPGDDVASRMLAHPAGLNHDEIMRDLRVMLIAGHQPTSYWMSNALRLMLTDERFAASLSGGRRSISQALNEALWEDTPTQIFAGRWATRDTQLGGQRIAAGDMLLLGFAGANADPSVRQSDGRPAEGNRAYLSYSYGEHGCPFPAQEAAEVIATTAVEVLLDRLPDLRLAVAEHALVWRPSAWVRGLVALPVSFAPGYAG from the coding sequence GTGACCGAGCCCGCCGCCACCCCGCCGCCGGGCTGCCCGGCCCACGCCGGCGCCACCCCGTTGTACGGGCCGCGCTTCCAGACCGACCCCTCCCAGGTCTACCGGGAGATGCGGGCCGGGCACGGTCCGGTCGCGCCGGTCGAACTGGCCGGCGGGGTGCCGGCCTGGCTGGTGATCGGCTACCGCGAGCTCCAGTTGGTCACCGGCCAGCCGCAGCTGTTCGGCCGGGACTCCACCCGCTGGAGCGGCTGGGCGACCGTCGCCGAGGACTGGCCGCTCAAGCCGATGATGGCGCCGGTGCCGTCGATCCTCTACGCCGAGGGCGAGGAGCACGTCCGGCGTTCGGCGGCGGTCACCGACGCGCTGGCCGCCGTCGACCCGTACGAGCTGCGCAAGCACTGCGAGGAGCTGGCGGACCGGCTGATCGACGGGTTCGCCGGCCGCGGCGAGGCGGACCTGGTCGCCGAGTACGCCCACCGGCTGCCGCTGCTGGTGCTCTGCCGGGTGCTCGGGCTGAGCGAGGAGCAGGCCCCGGTGCTCATCGAGGGCCTGCTGACCATGCTGGACGGCGGCCCCGACGCGCCGGCCGGTGCGCAGCGGCTGCTCGCCGTGATGCTGGAGCTGGTCGAGGAGAAGGCGGCGCACCCGGGGGACGACGTCGCCTCGCGGATGCTGGCGCACCCGGCGGGTCTCAACCACGACGAGATCATGCGGGACCTGCGGGTGATGCTGATCGCCGGTCACCAGCCGACCTCGTACTGGATGTCCAACGCGCTGCGGCTGATGCTCACCGACGAGCGGTTCGCCGCCTCGTTGTCGGGCGGTCGGCGCAGCATCAGCCAGGCGCTGAACGAGGCGCTGTGGGAGGACACCCCGACGCAGATCTTCGCGGGCCGCTGGGCGACCAGGGACACCCAGTTGGGCGGGCAGCGGATCGCCGCCGGGGACATGCTGCTGCTGGGTTTCGCGGGGGCCAACGCGGACCCCTCGGTGCGGCAGTCGGACGGGCGGCCGGCCGAGGGCAACCGGGCGTACCTGAGCTACTCGTACGGCGAGCACGGCTGTCCGTTCCCGGCCCAGGAGGCGGCCGAGGTGATCGCGACGACGGCGGTCGAGGTGCTGCTGGACCGGCTGCCGGACCTGCGGCTGGCGGTGGCCGAGCACGCGTTGGTGTGGCGGCCGTCGGCCTGGGTGCGCGGGCTGGTGGCGCTGCCGGTGTCGTTCGCCCCGGGATACGCGGGCTGA
- a CDS encoding ATP/GTP-binding protein, producing MDSNGSEGRDPRPSGRTPLRRTADNALKIVVVGGFGVGKTTLVGAVSEIRPLNTEETLTSAGEGIDDPTGAWGKRSTTVAFDFGRITLSASQVLYLFGAPGQERFWFLWDRLFSGALGAVVLVDTRRLADSWYAIDRLEHHGTPFVVARNNFGDPTHTLDQVREALDLPPEVPLLDCDARDRESGKQVLIELVRHLTARVEAETAGTPASAAAPVLEESTP from the coding sequence ATGGACTCCAACGGCTCTGAGGGCCGGGACCCGCGGCCGAGCGGGCGGACACCGCTGCGCCGCACCGCCGACAACGCGCTGAAGATCGTCGTGGTCGGCGGCTTCGGCGTGGGCAAGACCACCCTGGTCGGCGCGGTCAGCGAGATCCGTCCGCTGAACACCGAGGAGACCCTGACCAGCGCCGGGGAGGGGATCGACGATCCCACCGGCGCCTGGGGCAAGCGGTCGACCACGGTCGCCTTCGACTTCGGCCGGATCACCCTCTCCGCGAGCCAGGTGCTGTACCTGTTCGGCGCACCGGGGCAGGAGCGGTTCTGGTTCCTCTGGGACCGGCTGTTCTCCGGCGCCCTGGGGGCCGTCGTGCTGGTGGACACCCGGCGGCTGGCGGACTCCTGGTACGCCATCGACCGGCTGGAGCACCACGGCACGCCCTTCGTCGTCGCCCGCAACAACTTCGGCGACCCGACCCACACCCTGGACCAGGTCCGGGAGGCGCTCGACCTGCCGCCCGAGGTGCCGTTGTTGGACTGCGACGCCCGGGACCGGGAGTCCGGCAAGCAGGTGCTGATCGAGCTGGTCCGCCACCTGACCGCCCGGGTCGAGGCCGAGACGGCGGGCACCCCCGCCTCCGCCGCCGCCCCCGTCCTTGAGGAGAGCACCCCGTGA
- a CDS encoding DUF742 domain-containing protein codes for MSGRGGNTDGRPVRPGRDDDPDRLYTITRGRSRAPENAFDLVTLIVAEREPASGMQSEHARILRMCEAPTAVVEVAAELALPVSVVKILLGDLLEAGSITARHPRFAPNKARLPDLDTLKQVLHGLQRL; via the coding sequence ATGAGCGGGCGCGGGGGGAACACCGACGGGCGGCCGGTCCGGCCGGGCCGGGACGACGACCCGGACCGCCTCTACACCATCACCCGGGGCCGCAGCCGGGCCCCGGAGAACGCGTTCGACCTGGTCACGCTGATCGTCGCCGAGCGGGAGCCGGCGTCGGGCATGCAGTCGGAGCACGCGCGCATCCTGCGGATGTGCGAGGCGCCGACCGCCGTGGTGGAGGTCGCCGCGGAGCTGGCGCTGCCGGTGTCGGTGGTGAAGATCCTCCTCGGCGACCTGCTGGAGGCCGGGTCGATCACCGCCCGCCACCCCCGGTTCGCCCCCAACAAGGCCCGGCTGCCCGATCTCGACACGCTGAAGCAGGTACTGCATGGACTCCAACGGCTCTGA
- a CDS encoding roadblock/LC7 domain-containing protein, producing MSSATDRDLDWLLENLLTNTPGTRHALVLSADGLKLCHTSGLGNDRADQLAAIASGLQSLAHGASIEFGDGTGGVRQSMTEFHGGVLCIVAAGEGAHLAVVTDEDADVGVVGHNMHGLIEQIGVHLSAPAREGAVGADGPVTDGSARA from the coding sequence ATGAGCAGTGCCACCGACCGCGACCTCGACTGGCTGCTGGAAAACCTGCTGACCAACACCCCCGGCACCCGGCACGCCCTGGTGCTGTCCGCCGACGGCCTCAAGCTGTGCCACACCTCCGGCCTCGGCAACGACCGGGCCGACCAGCTCGCCGCGATCGCCTCCGGTCTGCAGAGCCTGGCGCACGGCGCGTCGATCGAGTTCGGCGACGGCACCGGCGGTGTGCGGCAGTCGATGACCGAGTTCCACGGCGGAGTGCTGTGCATCGTGGCCGCCGGTGAGGGTGCCCACCTCGCCGTGGTCACGGACGAGGACGCCGACGTGGGTGTGGTCGGCCACAACATGCACGGGCTGATCGAGCAGATCGGCGTCCACCTCAGCGCGCCGGCCCGGGAGGGCGCGGTCGGGGCGGACGGCCCGGTGACCGACGGGAGCGCCCGGGCATGA
- a CDS encoding ATP-binding protein has product MTETTSPDGGPTRRSDVRTRAVVAAAALLAAVAGPVGVMRAFDAGQPLTAAAVAAVTVLWLIAVRQAGSATERARRLELELGRWEGESMTALVVAGAARQSETAAKARAGAAEAERDEARAELARAEQEVAAARAEATGARERAEAERAERAAVDRIADEVLPVLVARLRSGATVDAALAAHRDHPQRPLLRAVAEEIGRGERQRAAALAVCATAAGRVQALATSMHAELREMQHRHDEEVLGDLLRLDHSTAQAGRMADSIAVLTGARSGRRWGRPIPVESVLRGALGRIGAYQRVRLHNASTAAVAGFAAEGVMHALAELLDNATTFSAPPAEVHVYVEEVPAGLVVTVEDSGLGLSDSWLRRAERAVSAESLDLTTLSAGTRIGLAVVGVLARKHGLQISFRPSARGGTGVVVLIPQQLVTHPATVPAPLPAPVERVVERAVGTGPRPALTPARPAPAAPVAPAATVAGPPAEPAPAAPAVTDSGLPQRRRGRTMAAASPATAPAERPARPDGATAAARLGAFRRAALPAATAAPAAAAAVLAAAVPVAAASAAAAPAVGAPNPAPAGAPAPAEGAVPVQDTPGARSAADPASDASPVTEKDFR; this is encoded by the coding sequence ATGACAGAAACCACCAGCCCCGACGGTGGGCCCACCCGTCGATCCGACGTGCGCACCAGGGCCGTTGTGGCGGCCGCCGCCCTGCTGGCGGCGGTGGCCGGGCCGGTCGGGGTGATGCGGGCCTTCGACGCCGGGCAGCCGCTGACCGCGGCCGCCGTCGCGGCGGTCACCGTGCTCTGGCTGATAGCCGTCCGGCAGGCCGGCAGCGCCACCGAACGGGCCCGCCGGCTGGAGCTGGAACTGGGCCGGTGGGAGGGCGAGTCGATGACCGCCCTCGTGGTCGCCGGCGCCGCCAGGCAGAGCGAGACCGCCGCCAAGGCACGGGCCGGCGCCGCCGAGGCCGAGCGCGACGAGGCCAGGGCGGAGCTCGCCCGGGCCGAGCAGGAGGTCGCCGCCGCCCGCGCGGAGGCGACCGGGGCCCGGGAACGGGCCGAGGCGGAGCGCGCCGAGCGGGCCGCCGTGGACCGGATCGCCGACGAGGTGCTGCCCGTCCTCGTGGCGCGGCTGCGGAGCGGCGCGACCGTGGACGCCGCCCTGGCCGCGCACCGCGACCACCCGCAGCGTCCGCTGCTGCGCGCCGTGGCGGAGGAGATCGGCCGCGGCGAGCGGCAGCGGGCCGCCGCCCTGGCGGTCTGCGCCACCGCGGCCGGCCGGGTGCAGGCCCTGGCCACGAGCATGCACGCGGAACTGCGCGAGATGCAGCACCGGCACGACGAGGAGGTCCTCGGCGATCTGCTGCGGCTGGACCACTCGACCGCCCAGGCGGGCCGGATGGCCGACAGCATCGCGGTGCTGACCGGCGCCCGTTCGGGCCGTCGCTGGGGCCGGCCGATCCCGGTGGAGTCGGTGCTGCGCGGCGCCCTCGGCCGGATCGGCGCCTACCAGCGGGTCAGGCTGCACAACGCGAGCACGGCGGCGGTCGCCGGGTTCGCCGCCGAGGGTGTGATGCACGCGCTCGCCGAACTGCTGGACAACGCGACCACGTTCTCCGCGCCGCCGGCCGAGGTGCACGTGTACGTCGAGGAGGTGCCGGCCGGCCTGGTCGTCACCGTCGAGGACAGCGGCCTGGGACTGAGCGACAGTTGGCTGCGACGCGCCGAACGGGCCGTCTCCGCCGAGTCGCTGGACCTCACCACGCTGTCGGCGGGTACCCGGATCGGACTCGCGGTGGTCGGCGTGCTGGCGCGCAAGCACGGGCTGCAGATCTCCTTCCGCCCGTCGGCGCGGGGCGGCACCGGGGTGGTGGTGCTGATTCCGCAGCAGTTGGTCACGCATCCCGCGACGGTGCCGGCCCCCTTGCCCGCGCCGGTCGAGCGCGTGGTCGAGCGGGCGGTCGGTACGGGGCCGCGCCCCGCGCTCACTCCCGCCCGTCCGGCGCCCGCCGCGCCGGTCGCGCCCGCCGCTACGGTGGCCGGTCCGCCCGCCGAACCGGCGCCCGCCGCGCCCGCCGTCACCGACAGCGGTCTGCCGCAGCGCCGTCGAGGCCGGACCATGGCCGCCGCCTCCCCGGCGACGGCTCCCGCCGAGCGGCCCGCCCGTCCCGACGGGGCGACGGCGGCCGCCAGGCTGGGCGCCTTCCGCCGGGCCGCCCTGCCCGCAGCCACTGCCGCGCCTGCTGCCGCCGCGGCCGTTCTCGCCGCGGCCGTGCCTGTTGCGGCCGCGTCCGCCGCCGCCGCGCCCGCCGTCGGCGCCCCGAACCCCGCGCCCGCCGGTGCCCCCGCACCGGCCGAGGGCGCCGTACCGGTCCAGGACACCCCGGGCGCGCGGTCCGCCGCGGACCCCGCGTCCGACGCCTCCCCCGTCACCGAGAAGGACTTCCGATGA
- a CDS encoding Clp protease N-terminal domain-containing protein — MFERFTEEARRAVGQAGRESAELGHGHVGTEHLLLAVLAEPADPAARVLIEAGLDHAEARRAVGRLLGTGGDAQALASIGVDLEAVREAVESVFGAGALDSPPQPEPRRRGWFRAEGRSPFTAPARKAVELSLRESLRMKSGHIAVGHLLLGVLLEGEGLGARVVAGHGLDLAEVRRAVEVAME; from the coding sequence ATGTTCGAGCGATTCACCGAGGAGGCCCGGCGGGCGGTCGGGCAGGCGGGGCGCGAGTCGGCGGAGCTGGGGCACGGGCACGTCGGGACCGAGCACCTGCTGCTGGCGGTCCTGGCCGAGCCGGCGGACCCGGCGGCCCGGGTGCTGATCGAGGCCGGGCTCGACCACGCGGAGGCCCGGCGGGCCGTCGGTCGGCTGCTCGGGACGGGTGGCGACGCGCAGGCACTGGCCTCGATCGGGGTGGACCTGGAGGCGGTGCGCGAGGCGGTGGAGTCCGTGTTCGGGGCGGGGGCGCTGGACTCCCCGCCGCAGCCGGAACCGAGGCGGCGGGGGTGGTTCCGCGCCGAGGGTCGGAGCCCGTTCACCGCGCCGGCGCGCAAGGCGGTGGAACTGTCGCTGCGCGAGTCGCTGCGGATGAAGTCCGGGCACATCGCGGTCGGCCACCTCCTGCTCGGGGTGCTCCTTGAGGGGGAGGGGCTCGGGGCGCGGGTCGTCGCCGGCCACGGGCTGGACCTCGCCGAGGTGCGACGTGCGGTCGAGGTGGCGATGGAGTGA
- a CDS encoding RNA polymerase subunit sigma-70, producing the protein MNESGELAAAAASRDPAVGLRAVRALRDLADRLEGLQVGSARDQGWSWQDIAVCLGVTRQAVHKKYARRDAGGSGKDGD; encoded by the coding sequence ATGAACGAGAGCGGAGAACTGGCGGCCGCGGCGGCCAGTCGGGATCCGGCCGTGGGGCTCCGGGCGGTCCGGGCGTTGCGGGACCTGGCGGACCGGCTGGAGGGGTTGCAGGTCGGCAGCGCGCGGGACCAGGGCTGGTCGTGGCAGGACATCGCGGTCTGCCTCGGGGTGACCAGGCAGGCGGTGCACAAGAAGTACGCGCGGCGCGACGCCGGTGGAAGCGGGAAGGACGGGGACTGA